Below is a genomic region from Candidatus Zymogenus saltonus.
GCTCCGGAGTACCGATGTACATATACTCATCAGTAAACCACTTCCCCTCGGTGTGTATCAGGGTGTAATTATCCGACTGGGAGAGCCACCACTTCGTCGTCCCGCTGCTGGAAACACCCCCTATAGAGGCGTTCCATGAGGTCGAGACTATTACGCTCTTCCCGTCGTAACTCACCTGATTTATCGAATAACTTATCGTAAAATCCTGATTCGTGTCGAAAAACTCCTCCAGGTTGTCGTCCAACAGCTCGTCCTTAGTAAATAGACTGGCCGCCTTTCCGTCGTAGCTGTCCGATATAAGATCGCCCAAACCGGTTGTATTAGAGCTCTTCACGTACCTGAAAAAGTTGTCGATAAACTCCTTGGCTATCTCTTCGTAGCTCACATCGGTGTATTTGACCGTGAAGGAGCCGAAGTCCTCGGGATCGGACACCACATCCTTCTCGTTGGTCGCCCTCATCATCAGCTCGTACTCCATATCCGCTTCCGGCTTGAAAGCAAACGTCCAGCGATCGGCTCCGCCGGCCGCAGACCAGGTCATCCCGCCGTCCGTGGTCACCTCCACCTTCGTTATGCCGTACTTTCCATCCTCGGCAGTCCCCGCTATTGATATCTTGCCATCCACGCCCAGGTCGCTCTTGGTCAGCGTAAGGACGTCCTCCATGTCCTCGAGATTTATCCGGTTGTTCAGTATCGCCGACGTAATCTCGGGAGGCAAAATTTCCTCAGAACCTGAAGTCCCCTCTTCACCCTTGAATCCCATCTCCTCCAAGAACTCCTTCAACTTCTCCACATCGACCTTCTTGACGCTCCCTGGGGAGTCGCTCCCGGACACCAGAAGCTCCTCCATAGTACAAACCTCGAGGGCGTCCAGGCTGGGAAAATTCTTCGCCAGAATCGAGACGCACCCCTCTACGCTTATTACGTTCGTGTTTCCCAGATCGGGATCGAAGATC
It encodes:
- a CDS encoding FecR domain-containing protein — protein: TDSESSVELKLADGSVIKIGEESHVIIKEFSQVEVTKVSRSKFELIKGKVRAVVKPLIGKESRFTIESDNVTLGVRSTDFGMIFDPDLGNTNVISVEGCVSILAKNFPSLDALEVCTMEELLVSGSDSPGSVKKVDVEKLKEFLEEMGFKGEEGTSGSEEILPPEITSAILNNRINLEDMEDVLTLTKSDLGVDGKISIAGTAEDGKYGITKVEVTTDGGMTWSAAGGADRWTFAFKPEADMEYELMMRATNEKDVVSDPEDFGSFTVKYTDVSYEEIAKEFIDNFFRYVKSSNTTGLGDLISDSYDGKAASLFTKDELLDDNLEEFFDTNQDFTISYSINQVSYDGKSVIVSTSWNASIGGVSSSGTTKWWLSQSDNYTLIHTEGKWFTDEYMYIGTPELVVTLRSTGIPACPDGVRIMLVAPKVPASQDSVIVDIEVYCDIPKEVTLTRSFYEKETGKKGGFGGDFYVYDTGSPTCTAVPPQVVPYEPFLYYGGADKSLGVSYSDYGYSFFETIMMP